The proteins below come from a single Gossypium raimondii isolate GPD5lz chromosome 2, ASM2569854v1, whole genome shotgun sequence genomic window:
- the LOC105788431 gene encoding protein IMPAIRED IN BABA-INDUCED STERILITY 1 encodes MGCVSSKQAVSVTPALDHSGALRDNAGTVSFGSNSCRSRIGFSELEKKTTAGGGKKKKKNSNSGGVSDFGGVTGACGNELGDSGRANLRSDSLSLRLGNLQKYVEGEHVAAGWPAWLSAVAGEAIHGWVPLKADSFEKLEKIGQGTYSTVFRARDLESGKIVALKKVRFDNFEPESVRFMAREILILRRLDHPNVIKLEGIITSRMSCSIFLVFEYMEHDITGLLSCPDIKFSESQIKCYMKQLLSGLDHCHSRGIMHRDIKGSNLLVNNEGILKIADFGLANFYGSGKRQPLTSRVVTLWYRPPELLLGSTDYTAAVDLWSVGCVFAELLLGKPILQGRTEVEQLHKIFKLCGSPPDDYWKKSRLPHATLFKPQQPYNSCLQETFKILPATAVNLVETLLSVEPYKRGTASSALALEYFTTKPYTCDPSSLPVYPPSKEIDAKHREEANRKKISGRVRGPETRKPIRKPLGAAADTRGSRKINGNHEISKQRNATNNEGASNPSTDALEETCHVKHESQGDIPFSGPLQVASSSGFAWARRRKDDASGRSLSRSISRGHIFSSLEPSAPLHTRNDIDLKRHENGDVINGGRTDSRGHDSYEAAKRDMQKQWSQFEHPDSFDTSDGYHSQELSLALYRREEMAAKRNNPDSQDEVDKVEFSGPLLSQSHRVDELLERHERKIRQAIRKSWFQRGKTHGK; translated from the exons atgggttgcgTCAGTTCGAAGCAGGCGGTGTCGGTGACGCCTGCGTTAGACCATTCCGGCGCTTTACGTGACAATGCCGGTACCGTTAGCTTTGGTAGTAATTCGTGTCGGTCTCGGATCGGATTCTCGGAGCTGGAGAAGAAGACCACCGCCGGCGGCggtaagaagaagaaaaagaatagtaatAGTGGGGGTGTGAGTGATTTCGGCGGTGTTACGGGAGCATGTGGGAACGAGTTGGGTGACTCGGGTCGGGCGAATTTGAGATCCGACTCGCTGAGTTTGCGGTTGGGGAATTTACAAAAGTATGTTGAAGGTGAACACGTGGCAGCCGGCTGGCCTGCTTGGCTTAGTGCCGTCGCCGGAGAAGCCATCCATGGTTGGGTTCCACTCAAGGCTGACTCTTTTGAGAAGCTTGAGAAG ATAGGGCAAGGTACATATAGCACAGTGTTTCGGGCTCGAGACCTTGAGAGTGGGAAAATAGTTGCTCTAAAGAAGGTTCGGTTCGACAATTTTGAGCCCGAGAGTGTTCGATTCATGGCAAGAGAGATCCTGATCCTTCGTAGGCTTGACCATCCGAATGTCATAAAATTGGAAGGGATAATTACTTCCCGAATGTCATGTAGCATATTCCTCGTATTCGAGTACATGGAACATGATATTACCGGGCTTTTATCTTGTCCCGACATCAAGTTCAGCGAGTCACAG ATTAAATGCTATATGAAGCAGTTGTTATCAGGACTTGATCACTGCCATTCACGGGGTATAATGCATCGTGACATTAAAGGATCAAACCTCCTCGTAAATAATGAAGGAATCCTAAAGATAGCCGACTTTGGTTTGGCTAACTTCTACGGTTCAGGGAAACGGCAACCGTTGACAAGTCGTGTTGTAACCTTATGGTACCGTCCCCCAGAACTTTTGTTGGGTTCTACAGATTATACTGCAGCTGTGGATCTTTGGAGTGTCGGCTGCGTGTTTGCTGAACTTCTTCTCGGGAAACCTATCCTGCAAGGACGAACTGAG GTCGAACAACtgcataaaatttttaagctcTGCGGTTCCCCACCCGACGATTACTGGAAAAAATCCAGACTTCCTCATGCAACTCTATTCAAACCACAACAACCTTACAATAGTTGTCTTCAGGagactttcaaaattttaccgGCAACTGCTGTTAACCTAGTAGAAACTTTGCTTTCAGTGGAGCCGTACAAGCGTGGAACTGCTTCCTCAGCTCTTGCATTAGAG TATTTCACAACAAAGCCTTACACATGTGATCCATCAAGCTTGCCAGTATATCCACCTAGCAAAGAGATAGATGCAAAACATCGTGAAGAGGCAAACAG GAAAAAGATAAGCGGAAGAGTTCGTGGGCCTGAAACAAGAAAGCCAATAAGAAAACCCCTTGGTGCTGCTGCAGATACTCGAGGTTCTCGGAAAATTAATGGTAACCATGAAATCTCAAAGCAAAGAAATGCTACTAACAATGAGGGAGCATCAAATCCATCTACTGATGCACTGGAAGAGACTTGTCATGTAAAGCATGAATCCCAAGGTGATATTCCCTTTTCTGGTCCATTACAAGTTGCTTCATCGAGTGGCTTTGCATGGGCAAGAAGACGAAAAGATGATGCATCCGGAAGATCACTTAGTAGGTCCATCTCAAGAGGTCACATTTTCAGTTCTTTAGAACCTTCTGCTCCATTACATACAAGAaatgatattgatttgaaacGGCATGAAAATGGGGATGTTATAAATGGAGGTCGAACCGATTCTAGAGGCCATGATTCATATGAAGCTGCCAAGCGTGACATGCAGAAACAGTGGAGCCAGTTCGAACATCCAGATTCTTTTGATACTTCGGATGGATACCACTCGCAAGAGCTATCATTGGCACTTTATCGAAGAGAGGAAATGGCGGCCAAGAGAAATAATCCG GATTCCCAGGATGAAGTCGACAAGGTTGAGTTTTCAGGGCCTTTGTTGTCTCAATCTCACAGAGTTGATGAACTCTTAGAACGACATGAACGAAAGATCCGCCAAGCGATTCGGAAGTCGTGGTTTCAAAGAG GCAAAACACATGGGAAATAG